A window of the Glaciimonas sp. CA11.2 genome harbors these coding sequences:
- the ruvC gene encoding crossover junction endodeoxyribonuclease RuvC, with protein MRILGIDPGLRTTGFGVIDKQGHKLAYVASGTIKTPDASLPERLKVILASVSEVVKTYSPDCSAIEIVFVNVNPQSTLLLGQARGAAICALVSADLPVAEYTALQIKQAVAGHGKAQKQQVQDMVQRLLSLPGLPGTDAADALAVAICHAHSGDALAALAALAPSLAKKGLRVKGGRLIG; from the coding sequence ATGAGAATCCTCGGTATTGATCCCGGTTTGCGTACCACTGGCTTTGGCGTTATTGACAAGCAAGGACACAAACTTGCCTACGTGGCATCCGGCACGATCAAGACACCGGACGCCAGTTTGCCGGAGCGTCTGAAAGTTATTTTGGCCAGTGTCTCCGAAGTGGTAAAGACTTATTCGCCGGACTGCTCGGCAATAGAGATCGTTTTTGTTAATGTAAATCCACAATCCACGCTGCTACTGGGTCAGGCCCGTGGTGCTGCAATTTGCGCGCTGGTTAGTGCTGATTTACCTGTCGCCGAATATACCGCTTTGCAAATCAAGCAAGCGGTAGCGGGGCACGGTAAAGCACAAAAGCAACAAGTCCAGGATATGGTCCAACGTTTACTGTCTCTGCCGGGTTTGCCGGGGACTGATGCTGCCGACGCCCTGGCCGTAGCGATTTGTCATGCGCACTCGGGGGATGCACTTGCAGCACTGGCGGCGCTTGCACCCTCGTTGGCGAAAAAAGGATTACGTGTAAAGGGTGGTCGTTTGATCGGGTAA
- the tyrS gene encoding tyrosine--tRNA ligase → MSLSPNTTPALSANAAPENKTLILSDKVQEALAIAKRGTEELLIEADFARKLQRSEQTGKPLRIKLGLDPTAPDLHLGHTVVLNKMRQLQDLGHQVIFLIGDFTSMIGDPSGRNITRPPLTREQIEENAKSYFAQASLVLDGERTEIRYNSEWSDKLGARGMIQLSAKYTVARILEREDFTKRYKAGTPISVHELLYPLMQGYDSVALESDLELGGTDQKFNLLVGRELQKDYGQEPQCILTMPLLEGLDGIEKMSKSKGNYIGITEPGNTMFAKIMSISDVMMWRYYELLSFKSLADIAGYKAQVAGGQNPRDIKVALAQEIVARFHSQQAAEDALADFNNRAKGGIPDDIPEVSISGAPMGIGQLLKQANLCPSSSEALRMVEQGGVRIDGVVISDKALKVDAGTLVVQVGKRKFARVTLR, encoded by the coding sequence ATGTCTTTATCCCCAAATACCACGCCTGCGTTGTCTGCGAACGCAGCACCCGAAAACAAAACACTGATCCTTTCCGATAAGGTACAGGAAGCATTGGCTATCGCCAAACGCGGTACGGAGGAGCTGCTGATTGAAGCGGATTTTGCACGCAAATTGCAGCGCTCGGAGCAAACGGGTAAGCCTCTTCGGATTAAACTCGGACTCGATCCCACCGCGCCGGATTTACATCTTGGTCACACCGTCGTTCTCAACAAGATGCGTCAGTTGCAGGATCTGGGTCATCAGGTCATCTTCCTGATTGGTGATTTTACCTCGATGATCGGTGACCCATCAGGGCGCAACATCACGCGTCCGCCATTGACACGTGAACAGATCGAAGAAAACGCCAAGAGTTATTTTGCCCAGGCCAGCCTGGTGCTGGACGGAGAGCGCACCGAAATTCGCTACAACTCGGAGTGGTCCGATAAGTTGGGCGCGCGCGGCATGATTCAGTTATCGGCCAAATACACAGTCGCCCGGATTCTGGAGCGAGAAGACTTTACCAAACGCTATAAGGCTGGTACGCCGATTTCTGTGCACGAGCTGCTTTACCCTTTGATGCAAGGTTACGACTCTGTTGCGTTGGAATCCGATCTCGAATTAGGTGGCACTGACCAAAAATTCAATCTGCTGGTCGGGCGCGAACTGCAAAAAGATTATGGACAAGAGCCGCAATGTATTCTCACCATGCCGCTGTTGGAAGGCTTGGATGGCATCGAAAAAATGTCGAAATCCAAGGGAAATTACATCGGTATTACAGAACCCGGCAACACCATGTTCGCAAAAATCATGAGTATTTCGGATGTCATGATGTGGCGTTATTATGAGTTGCTGTCGTTTAAATCGCTGGCCGATATCGCGGGATATAAGGCGCAAGTTGCTGGCGGTCAGAATCCGCGTGATATCAAGGTCGCACTGGCCCAGGAAATCGTAGCCCGTTTTCACAGCCAGCAAGCGGCAGAAGACGCGCTTGCCGATTTCAACAATCGGGCCAAAGGGGGAATTCCAGACGATATCCCGGAAGTCAGCATTAGTGGCGCACCGATGGGTATTGGCCAGTTACTCAAGCAAGCCAATTTGTGTCCATCCAGTTCTGAAGCTTTACGCATGGTGGAGCAAGGCGGGGTGCGGATTGATGGCGTGGTGATTAGTGATAAAGCATTGAAAGTTGATGCCGGTACACTCGTAGTTCAGGTGGGAAAGCGTAAATTTGCACGTGTCACTTTGCGCTAA
- a CDS encoding Fis family transcriptional regulator: MSKESIQDVVKKSLEKYFKDLGEQPPTNVYDMVISTVEKPVLEAVIARAEGNQSHAAEMLGINRNTLRKKLQQHGLL; the protein is encoded by the coding sequence ATGAGCAAAGAAAGTATTCAGGACGTTGTCAAGAAAAGCCTTGAGAAGTATTTTAAGGATTTGGGCGAGCAACCGCCGACCAATGTATATGACATGGTGATTTCCACCGTCGAAAAACCGGTGCTGGAAGCCGTCATTGCGCGCGCCGAGGGAAACCAGTCGCACGCGGCTGAGATGCTGGGAATTAATCGCAATACATTGCGTAAGAAACTACAGCAGCACGGTTTATTGTAA
- the dusB gene encoding tRNA dihydrouridine synthase DusB, which yields MNIGPYLLRNNIFVAPMAGVTDRPFRQLCKELGAGYAVSEMAASNPRLWKTEKTSRRINHDGEMAPRAVQIAGADPVMMAECAKYNVDHGAQVIDINMGCPVKKVCNSWCGSALLQDEKLVVRILEAVVAAVDVPVTLKFRTGWDRLNKNALNIARLAEESGIAMLTLHGRTRADAYRGDAEYVTIAAVKAAVSIPVVANGDITTPEKARQVLEMTKADAIMIGRAAQGRPWIFREIDHYLRTGTYLPAPLVSEVQQLMAEHLRAHYSFYGTYLGVRTARKHIGWYVRDLAGGEEFRQRMNLLEDCEQQLAAVNSFFEMQFAHGERLQYGVVAQMAA from the coding sequence GTGAATATTGGCCCGTACCTGCTCCGTAATAATATCTTTGTAGCACCGATGGCGGGTGTTACAGATCGCCCTTTTCGACAACTTTGCAAAGAGTTAGGGGCGGGCTATGCAGTTTCCGAGATGGCAGCATCTAATCCGCGCCTATGGAAGACTGAAAAAACCTCACGCCGCATCAATCACGATGGTGAGATGGCACCTCGGGCAGTTCAGATTGCCGGTGCTGACCCGGTCATGATGGCGGAGTGCGCCAAATACAACGTTGATCACGGCGCTCAGGTGATTGATATCAATATGGGCTGCCCGGTCAAAAAAGTGTGCAACAGCTGGTGTGGGTCGGCTTTATTGCAAGATGAAAAATTGGTGGTGCGTATTTTGGAGGCGGTAGTGGCAGCGGTTGATGTGCCCGTGACATTAAAGTTTCGCACCGGCTGGGATCGTCTTAATAAGAACGCCCTGAATATCGCGCGCCTGGCTGAAGAGAGTGGAATCGCCATGTTAACGTTGCATGGAAGAACCCGGGCCGATGCGTATCGCGGCGATGCCGAGTACGTCACTATCGCGGCTGTGAAGGCTGCGGTGTCGATTCCAGTGGTCGCAAATGGTGACATTACGACCCCTGAGAAGGCACGTCAGGTATTGGAAATGACCAAGGCTGATGCCATTATGATTGGTCGCGCCGCGCAAGGGCGACCATGGATATTTCGGGAGATTGACCATTATTTGCGGACGGGAACGTATTTGCCAGCGCCGTTGGTTAGCGAGGTCCAGCAGTTAATGGCCGAACATTTACGGGCGCATTATAGTTTTTATGGCACGTATTTAGGTGTCCGGACTGCGCGCAAACACATCGGTTGGTACGTTCGTGATCTGGCGGGTGGCGAAGAGTTTCGTCAGCGTATGAATTTGCTGGAAGATTGCGAGCAACAGCTTGCTGCGGTAAATAGCTTTTTTGAAATGCAGTTTGCGCATGGCGAGCGGTTACAATACGGTGTAGTAGCGCAGATGGCTGCTTGA
- a CDS encoding M23 family metallopeptidase, which produces MNIRPSLKLLTGSSRKTRIVSASALFLVVCAFGAAGVSPITPESSDIHVRAIAEELKLPSLQQQVTALESQDHLYVAEDKMRAGDTLAALMTRLGINDAAAANFIKSDAIARNMLRLKPGSMVQAQTDTEGDLQWMRATRTDGDAPKNLIVTRNGDKFSATEETSNLEKRIEMHSGVIRSSLFAATDDAEIPDTVSAQIIDMFGTNINFSSDLKRGDRFNVAYETFWQNGQFVRAGRILAGEFVNGGKTFQAVWFDDAKSTQGGGYYGFDGSSLKQAFLKSPLAFTRISSGFSMRTHPILGGWKMHSGVDFAAPTGTPIHAASDGVVDFVGVQNGYGNVVILKHAGNISTVYAHMSRFATGFRRGSKISQGDVVGFVGMTGWATGPHLHYEYRVADKPLDPMTVVAPTMQALAGPKLQRFRAVANDMSHRFDLLQPDTKTALNKIAPIAAKS; this is translated from the coding sequence ATGAACATTCGTCCCAGCTTAAAGCTGTTGACTGGTTCATCACGTAAAACCCGCATTGTTTCGGCTTCCGCCTTGTTTCTCGTCGTCTGCGCCTTCGGCGCTGCTGGAGTATCACCGATCACGCCAGAGAGTTCTGATATTCACGTCAGAGCCATCGCAGAAGAACTCAAGCTGCCAAGTCTACAGCAGCAAGTCACTGCGCTAGAATCCCAGGATCACCTCTACGTCGCCGAAGATAAAATGCGTGCGGGCGATACATTAGCCGCTCTGATGACCCGACTTGGCATTAACGACGCCGCCGCTGCAAATTTTATTAAATCCGATGCTATCGCTCGCAACATGTTACGCCTCAAGCCGGGCAGCATGGTACAGGCTCAAACCGATACTGAAGGCGATTTACAGTGGATGCGCGCTACCCGTACAGACGGAGATGCGCCTAAAAATCTGATAGTAACGCGCAACGGTGACAAATTTAGTGCCACAGAAGAAACCTCCAACTTAGAAAAACGCATTGAAATGCATTCTGGCGTCATCCGCTCATCACTATTTGCAGCGACCGATGATGCAGAAATTCCCGATACGGTTTCGGCCCAGATCATCGATATGTTCGGCACCAACATTAATTTTTCGTCCGACCTGAAGCGTGGTGATCGGTTTAACGTTGCCTACGAGACTTTTTGGCAAAACGGCCAGTTTGTGCGTGCTGGCCGCATACTCGCAGGCGAATTCGTCAACGGCGGGAAAACTTTTCAGGCAGTCTGGTTTGACGATGCCAAGAGCACGCAAGGCGGTGGCTATTATGGCTTTGACGGCTCGTCACTGAAGCAAGCATTTTTAAAATCTCCATTGGCGTTCACTCGTATTTCTTCAGGATTTTCCATGCGTACGCACCCGATTTTGGGTGGCTGGAAAATGCATAGCGGCGTCGATTTTGCGGCCCCAACCGGAACGCCTATCCATGCAGCAAGTGATGGCGTAGTTGATTTCGTCGGTGTGCAAAATGGCTACGGTAATGTGGTAATCCTTAAACATGCTGGCAATATTTCCACCGTTTATGCGCACATGAGCCGCTTCGCAACAGGTTTCCGCCGTGGCAGCAAAATCAGTCAAGGCGACGTCGTCGGCTTTGTTGGTATGACTGGATGGGCTACCGGACCACATTTGCATTACGAATACCGTGTCGCCGATAAACCACTTGATCCGATGACCGTCGTTGCGCCAACGATGCAAGCGCTCGCTGGTCCGAAGCTTCAACGTTTTCGCGCTGTAGCAAACGATATGTCACATCGCTTCGACCTGCTACAGCCAGATACGAAGACCGCACTCAATAAAATTGCCCCAATAGCGGCTAAATCCTGA
- the dtd gene encoding D-aminoacyl-tRNA deacylase — protein sequence MIGLIQRVSDASVVVDSVTIGRIDVGLMVLVCAERGDTEKQADALLTKILGYRVFSDAAGKMNRSVIDVAGGLLLVPQFTLAADTNSGTRPSFTPAATPDDGRRLFSYFVTQAATRHADVATGLFGADMKVTLTNDGPVTFWLQIKPPTVTVA from the coding sequence TTGATCGGACTCATTCAGCGCGTAAGTGATGCCAGCGTGGTGGTCGATTCAGTGACTATCGGAAGGATTGATGTCGGACTCATGGTGCTGGTGTGCGCTGAGCGAGGCGATACGGAAAAACAGGCCGATGCGTTACTGACAAAAATACTCGGTTATCGCGTATTTTCCGATGCTGCTGGCAAGATGAATCGCAGCGTCATTGACGTTGCCGGTGGATTGTTGTTAGTGCCGCAATTCACCTTGGCTGCGGATACTAACTCGGGAACGCGCCCATCCTTTACACCCGCCGCAACGCCGGATGACGGTCGGCGCTTGTTCAGTTATTTCGTGACCCAAGCCGCGACCAGGCATGCGGACGTTGCGACAGGTTTATTCGGTGCCGATATGAAAGTGACGCTGACGAATGATGGCCCTGTGACGTTTTGGCTGCAAATTAAGCCGCCGACGGTGACGGTTGCTTGA
- the mraZ gene encoding division/cell wall cluster transcriptional repressor MraZ: MFQGASALNLDAKGRMSVPSKHRDALTVQCEGRLTVTKHPHGCLLLFPRPTWETHREKIAAWPMSARAWQRIFLGNASDVELDSAGRILIAPELRVAVGLSREVMLLGMGSHFEIWDAAKLAESESQAVAAGMPDVLSNFSF; this comes from the coding sequence GTGTTTCAGGGTGCGTCAGCATTAAATCTCGATGCGAAAGGACGGATGTCAGTACCGTCAAAGCATCGTGACGCGCTGACCGTTCAATGCGAGGGTCGCCTGACCGTCACCAAACACCCGCACGGCTGCCTGCTTCTATTTCCACGTCCGACATGGGAGACCCACCGCGAGAAAATAGCGGCGTGGCCAATGTCGGCGCGTGCCTGGCAACGTATTTTTCTTGGAAATGCTTCTGATGTTGAACTCGATTCTGCCGGGCGCATTTTGATCGCTCCGGAATTACGCGTCGCAGTTGGTCTATCGCGAGAAGTAATGTTGTTAGGTATGGGAAGCCATTTCGAGATTTGGGATGCAGCCAAACTGGCTGAAAGCGAGTCGCAAGCAGTTGCGGCTGGCATGCCCGATGTTTTAAGTAACTTTTCATTCTGA
- a CDS encoding histidine phosphatase family protein: protein MQTTEILLIRHGETDWNKDKRLQGHLDIALNAEGQRQAQALSACLAELTLDAVFSSDLQRARDTAQPLAAQHGLTLDVHADLRERCYGVMEGLRRPEIAERYPEAFNALNTRELDVRYPPGVNVAETLNEFSERAMGAMQRILGNTSHRRIAIVSHGGFLDCIYRHIENRTMREMRKFDILNASINRLVWTGAQLKLVDWGDVSHLRYLNNIALDEIDR, encoded by the coding sequence ATGCAGACCACAGAAATTTTATTGATTCGCCACGGCGAAACAGACTGGAATAAAGACAAGCGGCTACAAGGGCACCTCGATATTGCGCTTAATGCGGAAGGTCAGCGCCAAGCGCAAGCACTTAGCGCTTGTTTGGCTGAGTTGACGTTGGATGCTGTTTTTTCGAGTGACTTGCAGCGCGCTCGCGACACTGCTCAACCGTTGGCAGCACAGCATGGATTGACGCTGGACGTTCATGCTGACCTAAGGGAACGTTGTTATGGCGTGATGGAGGGATTGCGACGTCCTGAAATTGCAGAGCGCTACCCGGAGGCTTTTAATGCATTGAATACACGGGAATTGGATGTGCGTTATCCGCCCGGTGTCAATGTGGCTGAGACGCTAAACGAGTTTTCGGAGCGCGCAATGGGTGCAATGCAACGGATACTTGGCAACACCAGCCACCGTAGGATTGCTATCGTCAGCCACGGAGGATTTCTCGATTGTATTTATCGCCATATTGAGAATAGGACGATGAGAGAGATGCGAAAGTTCGATATTTTGAATGCCAGTATCAATCGCCTTGTATGGACCGGCGCGCAACTAAAACTGGTCGACTGGGGCGATGTCAGCCATTTAAGGTATTTGAATAACATTGCTCTGGATGAGATAGATCGTTAA
- a CDS encoding anhydro-N-acetylmuramic acid kinase — protein MTTHNANTTLFIGLMSGTSLDGIDGVMASFPNDVVNQHRATTLASAYVPFSAALRRELMTLQQAGDNEIERESLVANTLATHCAACVERLLIDAGLRADQVRAIGVHGQTIRHRPELGFTRQTNNPSLLAELTGIDVIADFRSRDIAAGGQGAPLVPAFHQAVFANPVETRVVVNIGGVANISILRQQTKEGGNALDIGFDTGPGNVLMDLWVKLNQGKDYDENGAWAAGGTVIPLLLKACLDEPYFALPPPKSTGRDLFHEAWLAAKLSLFPQFSPADVQATLAALTASTIADAIALHAPDVKLVVVCGGGAYNPYLMQMLGRALGKRGLVVQVESTEALGIAPNHVEALAFAWLAQRFDLRLPGNLPAVTGAVGPRILGALYPAG, from the coding sequence ATGACTACGCACAACGCGAATACCACTTTATTCATTGGTCTGATGTCGGGCACTAGCCTGGATGGCATCGACGGTGTCATGGCGTCATTCCCGAACGATGTCGTCAACCAACATCGGGCAACAACGCTGGCGTCAGCCTATGTGCCTTTTTCTGCGGCGTTACGCAGGGAGTTAATGACGTTGCAACAAGCTGGCGACAATGAAATTGAGCGTGAATCGCTGGTCGCCAATACGTTAGCAACACACTGCGCGGCCTGCGTGGAGCGCCTATTGATCGATGCTGGTCTGCGCGCCGATCAAGTGCGTGCTATTGGTGTGCACGGTCAAACTATCCGCCATCGACCAGAGTTGGGCTTTACCCGCCAAACCAACAATCCCTCACTATTGGCCGAACTTACCGGAATCGACGTGATTGCTGATTTTCGTAGCCGCGATATTGCCGCTGGCGGTCAAGGCGCGCCTTTGGTGCCAGCCTTCCACCAAGCCGTGTTTGCCAATCCTGTGGAAACCCGCGTGGTTGTCAACATTGGTGGCGTGGCGAATATCAGCATCCTGCGCCAACAAACCAAGGAGGGAGGAAACGCTCTCGATATCGGCTTCGACACCGGCCCTGGCAACGTATTAATGGATCTATGGGTAAAGCTGAACCAAGGCAAGGATTACGATGAAAATGGCGCGTGGGCGGCTGGCGGCACTGTGATCCCGTTACTCTTAAAAGCCTGTCTTGACGAGCCTTACTTTGCTCTGCCGCCACCGAAAAGTACCGGCCGCGACCTGTTTCATGAAGCTTGGTTAGCAGCAAAACTATCGCTATTCCCACAGTTTTCACCTGCGGATGTACAGGCTACGCTGGCCGCTCTAACCGCCTCAACTATCGCCGACGCAATTGCATTACACGCCCCCGACGTCAAGTTGGTCGTCGTTTGCGGAGGCGGTGCCTATAACCCTTATCTCATGCAGATGTTAGGCCGCGCACTGGGAAAACGTGGTTTAGTGGTCCAGGTAGAATCGACGGAAGCGCTCGGTATTGCACCGAATCACGTGGAAGCGTTAGCGTTCGCTTGGTTAGCCCAACGTTTTGATCTGCGACTACCTGGAAATCTCCCCGCTGTGACTGGTGCGGTCGGACCACGTATTTTGGGAGCACTGTATCCAGCGGGATAA
- a CDS encoding GGDEF domain-containing protein, which yields MKFSLFSSCAQRAAAVLRASGLSPPGAPLVAADDSLLQPSNVALLDTERRNAERLSTERLSTERLHTERQKLNGVLHQLLRESAQGSGDRKSLQRVCEVILSATKKLRLVWIGFCPDDAAAMIVPVAFTGPSMAESSTWALPKDSFDFIAPYTQVVDWHAAQESEFHALFSPWQHNQQYCSVTNALAIPLRAEKSKMRGMIVFYADDSCYFNDIGMASFQGLAHICEVIWKQSHLTFLLTQHARLDRLTGLLNRQRIARAFERNAALSAKVNSTQALSIIYCCLHDFNKLSALYGWVAADNMLASFAKATLSQMREKDQGGRWGSTEFLYVLPGADAALAEDLMMAFITYFKESPVVADNWSIRMGFSVGAATYGIDGTGLDELLQHASQNMRNSATPTVAYDSPAYKDVVRWRTAASVLNTSSESGPSE from the coding sequence ATGAAATTCAGTTTGTTTTCCTCCTGTGCGCAACGCGCAGCTGCTGTGCTCCGCGCATCTGGACTTAGTCCGCCCGGCGCACCGCTCGTGGCGGCGGATGACAGCCTGTTGCAGCCGTCAAATGTTGCCTTACTTGATACAGAGCGCCGCAATGCAGAGCGTCTCTCTACAGAGCGTCTCTCTACAGAGCGTCTCCATACCGAGCGTCAAAAATTAAATGGCGTGCTGCATCAATTATTGCGCGAGTCCGCTCAAGGAAGCGGGGATCGCAAAAGTTTGCAGCGCGTTTGTGAAGTGATTTTATCGGCAACAAAAAAATTGCGTCTGGTGTGGATTGGGTTTTGTCCCGACGATGCCGCGGCGATGATTGTGCCGGTCGCGTTCACGGGGCCGTCTATGGCCGAATCTTCTACATGGGCTTTGCCCAAAGATAGTTTCGATTTTATTGCCCCTTACACCCAGGTTGTTGATTGGCACGCCGCGCAAGAGTCTGAATTTCACGCATTATTTTCGCCTTGGCAGCACAATCAACAGTACTGTTCGGTGACTAATGCTTTAGCGATTCCTTTGCGCGCAGAAAAGTCCAAAATGCGTGGCATGATTGTGTTTTATGCCGATGATTCTTGCTATTTTAATGATATTGGAATGGCTTCATTTCAGGGCCTTGCACATATTTGTGAAGTGATCTGGAAGCAATCTCATCTCACCTTTCTGCTTACTCAACATGCGCGTCTGGATCGCTTGACCGGATTATTGAACCGGCAAAGAATCGCGCGTGCGTTTGAGCGCAATGCCGCCCTCAGCGCCAAGGTCAATTCGACCCAAGCTTTATCAATCATATACTGCTGTTTACATGATTTTAACAAGCTTAGTGCTTTGTACGGATGGGTCGCCGCCGACAATATGCTGGCTTCTTTTGCCAAGGCGACGCTGTCCCAGATGCGGGAGAAAGATCAGGGAGGCCGATGGGGTAGTACCGAATTTTTGTACGTATTGCCCGGCGCAGATGCTGCGTTGGCGGAAGATTTGATGATGGCGTTTATTACCTATTTCAAGGAGTCGCCAGTCGTCGCAGATAATTGGTCGATTCGCATGGGGTTTTCGGTCGGCGCGGCGACTTACGGGATTGACGGTACTGGATTAGATGAGTTGTTGCAGCATGCGAGCCAAAATATGCGCAATTCGGCGACACCAACTGTGGCTTATGACAGTCCAGCATATAAAGATGTCGTGCGATGGCGCACTGCTGCGTCTGTACTCAATACGTCTTCTGAGTCTGGTCCGTCAGAATGA
- the purH gene encoding bifunctional phosphoribosylaminoimidazolecarboxamide formyltransferase/IMP cyclohydrolase, which translates to MIKQALISVSDKTGIIEFSRELIALGVNILSTGGTAKLLAENGIKVTEVADHTGFPEMLDGRVKTLHPKVHGGILARRDFPAHVSALAEHQIPLIDMVVVNLYPFQQTIAKDQCTLEDAIENIDIGGPAMLRSSAKNHKDVIVLCDPTDYARVLTELKANEGEATYETKFTLAKKVFAHTAQYDGAITNYFTSLGEDKQHVTRSAYPTTLNLHFEKVQEMRYGENPHQSAAFYRDIQPIEGALANYRQLQGKELSFNNIADADAAWECVKSFDETACVIVKHANPCGVAVGTSTLEAYSKALQTDPTSAFGGIIAFNQQVDGNAAEAVAKQFVEVVIAPSFTDQAKQIFAAKQNVRVLEIPLGNARNIHDIKRVGGGLLVQAPDAKNVTLAEIKVASKKQPTPQQLQDLMFAWRVAKFVKSNAIVFCGNGMTLGVGAGQMSRVDSARIASIKAQNGGLSLVGSAVASDAFFPFRDGLDVVVNAGATCVIQPGGSMRDQEVIDAADEHGVVMLLTGIRHFRH; encoded by the coding sequence ATGATTAAGCAAGCCCTCATATCTGTCTCCGACAAGACTGGCATTATCGAATTTTCCCGCGAGCTGATTGCATTGGGTGTAAATATTCTGTCGACCGGCGGCACTGCCAAGCTTTTGGCTGAAAACGGTATCAAGGTGACCGAAGTGGCAGATCACACCGGCTTTCCAGAAATGCTGGACGGACGCGTGAAGACCTTGCATCCTAAGGTGCATGGTGGCATTTTAGCCCGGCGTGATTTCCCGGCGCATGTCAGCGCATTGGCTGAGCATCAGATACCGCTCATCGATATGGTGGTGGTCAATCTCTATCCTTTTCAGCAAACTATTGCAAAAGACCAATGCACATTGGAAGATGCGATTGAGAACATCGACATCGGCGGCCCCGCCATGTTGCGTTCGTCCGCTAAAAATCATAAAGATGTGATCGTGCTGTGCGATCCAACCGACTACGCCAGGGTCTTGACCGAGTTGAAGGCGAATGAGGGCGAGGCGACTTATGAGACCAAATTTACGTTGGCGAAGAAGGTTTTCGCACACACTGCCCAATACGATGGCGCAATCACCAACTACTTCACTTCTCTTGGTGAAGATAAGCAGCACGTGACGCGTAGCGCATATCCAACCACGCTCAATTTGCATTTCGAAAAAGTACAAGAAATGCGTTATGGTGAAAATCCACACCAATCAGCGGCGTTTTATCGCGACATTCAACCGATTGAAGGCGCGCTGGCGAATTATCGTCAATTGCAGGGAAAAGAACTATCCTTCAACAACATCGCCGATGCCGATGCTGCGTGGGAATGTGTAAAGAGTTTCGACGAAACGGCTTGTGTCATCGTAAAACATGCGAATCCATGCGGTGTGGCGGTTGGCACGTCCACGTTAGAGGCTTACAGTAAAGCATTGCAAACCGATCCGACCTCGGCTTTCGGCGGCATTATTGCGTTTAATCAACAGGTCGACGGTAATGCGGCTGAAGCAGTCGCCAAACAATTTGTTGAAGTCGTCATTGCGCCATCGTTTACGGATCAAGCCAAGCAAATTTTCGCTGCCAAACAAAATGTTCGCGTTTTGGAAATTCCACTCGGTAACGCACGTAATATCCATGACATTAAGCGTGTCGGTGGCGGCTTGCTGGTGCAAGCACCAGATGCAAAAAATGTTACCTTGGCAGAAATCAAGGTAGCCAGCAAAAAACAACCGACTCCTCAACAGTTGCAAGACCTGATGTTTGCCTGGCGCGTTGCCAAGTTCGTTAAATCGAACGCCATTGTTTTTTGTGGAAATGGCATGACGCTGGGTGTTGGCGCTGGTCAGATGAGTCGGGTCGATTCTGCACGCATCGCATCGATCAAAGCCCAAAACGGCGGGTTGTCGCTGGTCGGCTCGGCGGTTGCTTCAGACGCGTTCTTCCCGTTCCGTGATGGCCTCGATGTTGTTGTTAACGCTGGCGCCACCTGTGTGATTCAGCCAGGTGGTTCGATGCGCGACCAGGAAGTGATTGATGCTGCCGATGAACATGGCGTCGTCATGCTATTGACTGGCATTCGCCATTTCCGTCATTAA
- the erpA gene encoding iron-sulfur cluster insertion protein ErpA — translation MNAVAEIQDVVSPILFSDSAASKVAQLIEEEGNPDLKLRVFVQGGGCSGFQYGFTFDEIVNEDDTTMSKNGVQLLIDSMSYQYLVGAEIDYKDDLEGAQFVIKNPNATTTCGCGSSFSA, via the coding sequence ATGAATGCTGTCGCTGAAATCCAAGACGTTGTATCCCCGATTCTTTTTTCTGATAGTGCGGCCTCGAAAGTGGCGCAACTAATCGAGGAAGAGGGCAATCCAGATTTAAAATTGCGCGTTTTTGTGCAAGGTGGTGGTTGCTCCGGCTTCCAATATGGTTTCACATTTGATGAAATCGTCAATGAAGATGACACTACCATGAGCAAGAACGGCGTCCAGTTATTGATTGACTCCATGAGTTATCAATATTTGGTTGGTGCTGAAATTGACTACAAAGACGATCTTGAAGGCGCGCAATTCGTCATCAAAAATCCAAATGCGACCACTACTTGCGGTTGCGGATCGTCCTTTTCAGCTTAG